In Eucalyptus grandis isolate ANBG69807.140 chromosome 4, ASM1654582v1, whole genome shotgun sequence, the following proteins share a genomic window:
- the LOC104441794 gene encoding RHOMBOID-like protein 2 produces the protein MPSSDQDLEQGTEKKGPQKADSDRYAAAATATYMEEDSEWTVWLIPMFIFTNVVVFVAIMYVNDCPEKSSRVYGSCVAKFLGRVSFQPLKENPLFGPSSSTLDKMGALDWNKIVHQKQGSRLITCMWLHAGVVHLLTNMFCLAFVGFRLEQQFGFVRVATIYLLSGFGGSILSSLFIQNQISVGASGALFGLVGAMVSELITNWTIYTNKAAALFMLIIIIALNLALGVLPHVDNFAHIGGLATGFLLGFILLIRPQFGWVDRHDLGAEARAKKSKYKAYQYVLWLLALVLLITGFIAGLVMLFKGEPASAHCSWCHYLSCVPTSKWHCGN, from the exons ATGCCGAGCTCAGACCAAGATCTCGAGCAAGGAACCGAAAAGAAGGGACCCCAGAAAGCCGACAGCGATCGCTATGctgcggcggcgacggcaacgTACATGGAAGAGGACAGCGAGTGGACCGTGTGGTTGATCCCCATGTTCATCTTCACCAACGTCGTGGTCTTCGTCGCCATCATGTACGTCAACGACTGCCCCGAGAAGAGCTCACGCGTCTACGGCAGCTGCGTCGCCAAGTTCCTCGGCAGGGTCTCGTTCCAGCCTCTCAAGGAGAATCCTCTCTTCGGTCCATCTTCTTCTAC ATTAGACAAGATGGGGGCCCTGGACTGGAACAAGATAGTGCACCAAAAACAAGGTTCGAGACTGATCACTTGTATGTGGTTGCACGCCGGTGTCGTTCATCTGCTCACCAACATGTTTTGCTTGGCCTTCGTCGGCTTCCGCCTTGAGCAGCAATTCGGCTTTG TGCGAGTGGCAACGATCTACCTATTGTCTGGATTCGGCGGAAGCATTCTCTCTTCGCTTTTCATTCAGAACCAAATATCAGTTGGCGCTTCCGGCGCTCTCTTTGGCCTTGTAGGAGCGATGGTTTCCGAGCTCATCACTAACTGGACCATCTACACCAACAAG GCTGCAGCTCTGTTCATGCTGATCATCATAATAGCACTCAATTTAGCACTTGGAGTCCTTCCACACGTAGACAACTTTGCCCACATCGGCGGGCTAGCGACAGGCTTCCTTCTCGGCTTCATCCTCCTCATTCGCCCCCAGTTTGGGTGGGTGGATCGGCACGACCTTGGAGCTGAGGCTCGTGCCAAGAAGTCAAAGTACAAGGCTTACCAATATGTGCTGTGGCTTCTTGCCCTTGTTCTATTGATCACCGG ATTCATAGCCGGGCTGGTGATGCTGTTTAAAGGAGAGCCCGCGAGTGCTCATTGCAGTTGGTGCCATTACCTGAGCTGCGTGCCAACATCAAAATGGCACTGCGGGAACTGA